Proteins from one Pelorhabdus rhamnosifermentans genomic window:
- a CDS encoding U32 family peptidase: MNNVTNEKFKMKYTLATNFDTNLIEGIKSIDKDNSIKSVYGKLKSDIVGGGRSAMLLPELSMNDLENYIQLCHQNNLKFNYLLNPVCMGNKEFVKDSHNQIISLIDSLVTSGIDAVTINSPYLCEVIKKQFPKLKVSIGAGGYITEMQHVKFWEELGADELTLQHNVNRNFNMLENMLNYTKKSGISLRLIANNVCLHGCPYRIAHGTGQSHASKQNESSQKFHLDYHIIKCTLDKIKNPAELIAAEWIRPEDVKYYEQLCEKTGNYNLFIKLVDRTKTTDFLLRVISAYLSQSYAGSLLDLLLWPSLKEFAQVNKAMGEAVATLDAQSMENLGRYFGVFKLLPDVYVDNKKLDGFIEKFISKYDCCDKVCDQAVVPNHQNTADNDPSKCSYCRNWAEKAISFDRQQIEDWVNNSRELINDMCESKFFR, from the coding sequence ATGAATAATGTGACGAATGAAAAATTTAAGATGAAGTATACATTGGCAACAAACTTCGATACGAATCTAATAGAAGGAATTAAGAGTATTGATAAAGACAACTCAATAAAATCGGTTTATGGAAAACTTAAAAGCGATATTGTCGGAGGCGGTAGATCGGCAATGCTTCTGCCAGAGCTATCGATGAATGATCTGGAAAATTATATACAATTATGTCATCAAAATAATTTGAAGTTTAACTATCTTTTAAATCCTGTGTGTATGGGGAATAAGGAATTTGTAAAAGACAGCCATAATCAAATAATCAGTTTAATAGATAGTCTTGTAACCAGCGGTATAGACGCAGTAACTATAAACTCTCCATATTTATGTGAAGTAATAAAAAAACAATTTCCAAAATTAAAGGTTTCTATTGGTGCAGGCGGGTATATTACTGAAATGCAGCATGTGAAGTTCTGGGAAGAATTGGGGGCAGATGAACTTACTCTGCAGCATAATGTTAATAGAAATTTTAATATGCTTGAGAATATGCTGAATTACACTAAAAAGTCAGGTATTTCACTTAGACTTATCGCAAACAATGTTTGCCTACATGGGTGTCCATATCGAATAGCCCATGGGACGGGACAATCGCATGCGAGTAAACAAAATGAATCTTCGCAAAAATTTCATTTAGACTATCATATCATAAAATGTACTTTAGATAAAATCAAGAATCCTGCAGAGCTTATTGCAGCTGAATGGATTAGGCCTGAGGATGTAAAGTACTATGAACAACTTTGTGAGAAGACAGGCAACTATAATCTATTCATTAAACTGGTCGACAGGACGAAAACTACTGATTTTCTATTAAGAGTGATAAGTGCTTATTTGTCACAAAGTTATGCGGGAAGTCTTCTGGATCTCCTTTTATGGCCATCTCTTAAAGAATTTGCGCAAGTTAATAAAGCAATGGGGGAAGCTGTAGCCACTTTGGATGCACAGAGCATGGAAAATTTAGGAAGATATTTTGGCGTTTTCAAACTACTTCCTGATGTTTATGTTGACAATAAGAAATTAGATGGTTTTATAGAAAAATTTATCTCAAAATATGATTGTTGTGATAAAGTTTGTGATCAAGCTGTTGTCCCGAACCACCAAAATACTGCCGATAATGATCCATCTAAATGTTCATACTGCAGAAATTGGGCCGAAAAAGCAATTTCATTTGATAGACAACAAATAGAAGATTGGGTAAATAACTCCCGTGAGCTTATTAATGATATGTGTGAAAGTAAGTTTTTCCGTTAA